From Aedes albopictus strain Foshan chromosome 1, AalbF5, whole genome shotgun sequence, one genomic window encodes:
- the LOC134289894 gene encoding uncharacterized protein LOC134289894, with protein sequence MLYTDLASVQVHGFCDASNKAYGACLYLRSTTFGGSVEVRLITAKSKVAPLEDLKRKKRVQITPRLELSGALLLSHLYEKFVASTAIQHTAFFWTDLTIVMYWLSSLPLRWQMFVSNRVSEIQHATKGCPWKHVAGEENPADIISRGMTPAQLQYERLCFERPLWLRQDASIWPSKAPEEEIDPAILEEKKAVALPATAESVSEIFSLRSSLFSLVRLVAGIRRFVHNTQHRQDRRTGFLTFPEQEQALTFLVQLAQQEAFPAEIAALNKNNPVSPSSSISRLNPVLVNGILCVGGRLAKAPVSASRKHPMILSHHHPLARLVLHYYHCKHFHSGLQLLVSTVRERFWITRIRSLANSVLHECVRCFRTRPKVLDQLMADLPSERVSPAPPFLRVGVDYCGPFLIKYPVHRATPTKHYVAIFICFVTKAVHLELASDLTSEAFLAAFNRFVARRGKPILVMCDNATNFVGAKRQLDELRQLFIDQTFQESVVHGEIEDGIEFRFIPARSPNFVGLWEAAVKSFKGHFKRTIGDRVLQYDEMITVLPQVEAILNSRPLTPVSNDPSDFEALTPGHFLVQRPLTAVPEPSLEDLQRNRLSMWQQAQDYVQQIWTKWSTQYLSDLHNRTKWTRKQDNISVGTLVLLKEDKLPPLRWKLGRVIRIHPGSDGNIRVVTVKAQDGEYQRAISKICVPPIRDNLESEQI encoded by the exons ATGT TGTATACGGATCTGGCTTCCGTTCAGGTTCATGGCTTCTGTGATGCTTCTAACAAGGCGTATGGAGCATGCCTCTACCTCCGCAGTACTACCTTCGGTGGTTCCGTAGAAGTGCGCCTCATCACAGCCAAGTCCAAGGTTGCACCACTCGAAGATCTGAAGCGGAAGAAAAGGGTTCAGATCACTCCCCGGCTGGAACTCTCCGGAGCATTGCTGCTCAGTCACCTATACGAAAAGTTCGTCGCCAGCACAGCAATTCAGCACACCGCCTTCTTTTGGACCGATTTGACGATCGTGATGTACTGGCTCTCGTCGCTGCCGTTACGGTGGCAGATGTTTGTTTCGAATCGTGTGTCGGAAATCCAACACGCCACAAAAGGATGCCCGTGGAAACACGTAGCCGGTGAAGAAAACCCCGCCGACATCATCTCTCGGGGAATGACACCGGCTCAGCTGCAATACGAAAGGCTGTGCTTCGAGAGACCGCTGTGGCTTCGTCAGGACGCGAGCATCTGGCCGTCGAAGGCTCCAGAAGAGGAAATCGATCCTGCCATACTGGAAGAGAAGAAGGCCGTTGCGCTCCCAGCGACGGCTGAGTCCGTTAGCGAAATATTCAGTCTCCGTTCATCGCTGTTCAGTTTAGTCAGGTTGGTCGCTGGCATCCGCCGGTTCGTGCACAACACACAGCACAGACAGGACAGACGCACAGGATTTCTGACGTTCCCCGAACAAGAGCAGGCCTTGACATTCCTGGTTCAGCTGGCGCAACAAGAAGCCTTTCCAGCTGAGATTGCAGCGTTGAACAAGAACAATCCAGTCAGTCCATCGTCTTCGATAAGCAGGTTGAATCCAGTTCTCGTCAATGGAATCCTCTGTGTGGGAGGCCGACTAGCCAAGGCGCCAGTGTCAGCGAGTCGGAAACATCCGATGATTTTGAGCCACCATCATCCACTGGCAAGGTTGGTCCTGCACTACTACCATTGCAAGCACTTCCATTCCGGATTACAGCTTCTCGTGTCCACCGTTCGTGAGCGTTTCTGGATCACGCGCATCAGGAGTCTTGCTAATTCTGTGTTGCACGAATGCGTTCGTTGCTTCCGAACCAGACCGAAGGTGCTAGACCAGCTAATGGCCGATCTTCCGTCGGAACGAGTCTCTCCGGCACCTCCATTCCTTAGAGTAGGCGTGGATTATTGCGGACCGTTCCTGATCAAATACCCTGTTCACCGCGCGACTCCCACGAAACATTACGTCGCCATTTTCATCTGCTTCGTTACGAAGGCAGTCCATCTCGAGTTGGCTAGCGATCTTACCAGCGAAGCCTTCCTTGCCGCCTTCAACAGGTTCGTGGCTCGCAGAGGAAAACCGATCCTGGTCATGTGCGACAACGCCACAAACTTCGTGGGAGCCAAGCGCCAACTGGATGAATTACGGCAGCTGTTCATCGACCAAACGTTCCAGGAGTCCGTCGTCCATGGAGAGATCGAGGACGGCATAGAATTCCGCTTCATTCCAGCAAGATCTCCCAACTTCGTTGGTCTTTGGGAGGCCGCCGTGAAATCCTTCAAGGGTCATTTCAAGCGTACCATCGGCGACCGTGTGCTGCAGTACGACGAGATGATCACCGTGTTACCACAAGTTGAAGCGATCCTCAACTCCCGGCCCCTCACGCCGGTCAGTAACGATCCGTCGGACTTCGAAGCGTTGACGCCAGGTCACTTCTTGGTTCAGCGACCGTTGACAGCAGTTCCAGAGCCATCTCTAGAAGATCTGCAGCGGAATCGACTGTCCATGTGGCAGCAAGCGCAAGACTACGTTCAGCAAATCTGGACCAAGTGGTCCACTCAGTATCTGTCCGATCTCCATAACCGGACCAAATGGACCCGGAAACAGGACAACATCTCTGTTGGGACTCTAGTCCTACTCAAGGAAGACAAGCTTCCGCCACTTAGGTGGAAATTGGGCCGCGTCATTCGGATCCACCCCGGATCAGATGGCAACATACGCGTTGTTACTGTGAAGGCCCAGGACGGCGAGTATCAGAGGGCCATTTCGAAAATTTGCGTCCCTCCGATCCGCGACAACCTGGAGTCTGAGCAGATCTAA